In Corvus moneduloides isolate bCorMon1 chromosome 3, bCorMon1.pri, whole genome shotgun sequence, one DNA window encodes the following:
- the GJE1 gene encoding LOW QUALITY PROTEIN: putative gap junction epsilon-1 protein (The sequence of the model RefSeq protein was modified relative to this genomic sequence to represent the inferred CDS: inserted 1 base in 1 codon): MSPNYIRSFSEGCLRPPTVIGQFHTXFFGSIRMFFLGVLGFAVYGNEALHFSCDPEKREVNLFCYNQFRPITPQVFWALQLVIVLVPGAFFHLYAACKSIKQEDILQKSSYTGFYIFSVFLRIVLEVVAFWLQIQLFGFKVNAIYMCDVGALEKKFNITRCMVPEHFEKTIFLIAMYTFTVITVILCVAEIFEISCRRLGFLKTQ; encoded by the exons ATGTCCCCCAACTACATCCGGAGCTTCTCGGAGGGATGT CTCAGGCCGCCAACGGTAATTGGTCAATTCCACA CTTTTTTTGGCTCAATTCGAATGTTTTTCCTTGGTGTTTTGGGCTTTGCTGTTTATGGAAATGAGGCCTTGCATTTCAGCTGTGACCCAGAAAAGAGAGAGGTTAATCTTTTCTGTTACAACCAGTTCAGACCGATAACTCCTCAG GTTTTCTGGGCATTACAGCTGGTGATTGTACTGGTACCTGGAGCCTTTTTTCACCTTTATGCTGCTTGTAAGAGCATCAAACAGGAAGATATTCTCCAAAAGTCATCCTACACCGGTTTTTATATATTCTCTGTTTTCTTAAGGATTGTCCTTGAAGTTGTGGCTTTTTGGCTTCAGATTCAGCTCTTTGGTTTCAAAGTGAACGCAATCTACATGTGTGATGTGGGAGCACTTGAAAAAAAGTTTAACATTACCCGGTGCATGGTGCCAGAGCACTTTGAAAAGACGATTTTTCTTATTGCAATGTACACATTTACTGTGATTACAGTGATCTTGTGTGTTGCTGAAATTTTTGAGATCTCATGTAGAAGGCTAGGTTTCTTAAAAACTCAGTGA